One genomic region from Conexibacter woesei Iso977N encodes:
- a CDS encoding PQQ-binding-like beta-propeller repeat protein: protein MGRHGWLGALAATAAMAMAGGASADEMTTTRGPATRSGAIHDASIVPPLRVAWDVTLQPDPWSAVYPPLIAGGLVYVELGSDLIALDAATGAERWRRSVRFTAPLTYDRGRLFAVTDYDQDVLTAYDAATGLQLWSDTYPDGVVQYSAPTAGDGRVYAVAPNAVRAFDGATGRVLWETPTAGPQAILGTPSTDGARVYVPAADGQIAEYDAATGAQLTTPPAPTANSRGAGGSTAVAGDRVYMNDYNNSNWVLDRASGTRLGLAGGSSEPAVGSGVLVDRFNELKLHAESATTGLSGWDVTRGGADGSGPWFTNPLIAQRTAYTATDDGRLVGLALADGHLAFCARLEQGTSWGGSRVPSVAAGDGIVLWVSNSRLVAFRHVDGAGEDCLDGLPDARWSNGATLPVIDDGPVAPPAVVVPPADAAPAAPPPAADAAPAAPPPAAVTPPVRLAAQSGPVARTATAAAKVTPPCTATRAGRLTCTLGLAARTSVTGVLRKGTKVVGRATARADRRGRVALAVRPRAKRLATGTYTLTITYKKSPHARTATQRRISLVVR from the coding sequence ATGGGACGGCACGGATGGCTGGGCGCGCTGGCGGCAACCGCGGCGATGGCGATGGCGGGCGGCGCGAGCGCCGACGAGATGACGACCACCCGGGGACCCGCGACGCGCAGCGGCGCAATCCACGACGCGTCGATCGTCCCGCCGCTGCGCGTGGCCTGGGACGTGACGCTCCAGCCCGACCCGTGGAGTGCGGTCTACCCGCCGCTGATCGCGGGCGGCTTGGTCTACGTCGAACTCGGCAGCGACCTGATCGCCCTGGACGCCGCGACCGGCGCCGAGCGCTGGCGGCGCTCGGTCAGGTTCACCGCCCCGCTGACCTACGACCGCGGGCGCCTGTTCGCGGTCACCGACTACGACCAGGACGTCCTCACCGCCTACGACGCCGCGACCGGCCTGCAGCTGTGGTCGGACACCTACCCGGACGGCGTCGTCCAGTACTCCGCGCCGACCGCGGGCGACGGCCGCGTCTACGCGGTCGCGCCCAACGCGGTGCGCGCGTTCGACGGCGCGACCGGCAGGGTGCTGTGGGAGACGCCGACGGCCGGGCCCCAGGCGATCCTGGGGACGCCGTCGACCGACGGCGCGCGCGTGTACGTCCCCGCCGCCGACGGCCAGATCGCGGAGTACGACGCGGCGACCGGCGCGCAGCTGACCACGCCGCCCGCTCCGACCGCCAACTCCCGCGGCGCCGGCGGCTCGACGGCGGTCGCCGGCGACCGCGTCTACATGAACGACTACAACAACTCGAACTGGGTGCTCGACCGCGCGTCCGGTACCCGGCTCGGCCTCGCGGGCGGGTCCAGCGAGCCCGCGGTCGGCTCGGGGGTGCTCGTCGACCGGTTCAACGAGCTCAAGCTCCACGCGGAGTCGGCGACCACCGGGCTGAGCGGCTGGGACGTGACGCGCGGCGGCGCGGACGGCAGCGGCCCGTGGTTCACGAACCCGCTGATCGCGCAGCGGACGGCCTACACGGCCACCGACGACGGGCGGCTGGTCGGCCTCGCCCTCGCCGACGGCCATCTCGCGTTCTGCGCGCGGCTGGAGCAGGGCACGTCGTGGGGCGGCAGCCGCGTGCCGTCGGTCGCCGCGGGCGACGGCATCGTCCTCTGGGTCTCGAACTCGCGCCTGGTCGCGTTCCGGCATGTCGACGGTGCCGGCGAGGACTGCCTCGACGGCCTGCCCGATGCGCGCTGGTCCAACGGCGCGACGCTGCCGGTGATCGACGACGGGCCGGTCGCGCCCCCGGCGGTCGTGGTGCCGCCCGCCGACGCCGCCCCCGCGGCGCCGCCGCCGGCCGCCGACGCCGCCCCCGCGGCGCCGCCGCCGGCCGCCGTCACGCCGCCCGTCAGGCTCGCCGCGCAGTCCGGTCCTGTCGCGAGGACCGCGACCGCCGCCGCGAAGGTCACGCCGCCCTGCACCGCGACCCGCGCCGGGCGCCTGACGTGCACGCTCGGCCTCGCCGCCAGGACGAGCGTGACGGGCGTGCTGCGCAAGGGCACCAAGGTCGTCGGCCGCGCGACGGCGCGGGCCGACCGGCGCGGCCGCGTCGCGCTCGCGGTCAGGCCGCGCGCGAAGCGGCTCGCGACCGGGACCTACACCTTGACCATCACCTACAAGAAGTCGCCGCACGCCAGGACGGCGACCCAGCGGCGGATCAGCCTCGTCGTACGCTG
- the ettA gene encoding energy-dependent translational throttle protein EttA: MAPQYVFQMQRLTKAYGPEKPILNEVTLAFYSGAKIGVLGYNGAGKSTLLKIMAGIDTDFRSGEAVLAPGATVGLLEQEPQLDASKTARENVIDGVAEIKAMMDRFNELAANYSDETADEFAELQAKIDAADGWNLDTNIDYAMDALRCPPGDADVTLLSGGERRRIALARLLLSAPDLLLLDEPTNHLDAESVSWLERYLADYKGAVVAVTHDRYFLDNVAGWILELDRGRGIPYEGNYSSWLEQKEKRLEMQERRDLAKERVIKAELEWVRKNPKGRQTKQKARISNYEALVAEERNIKLDDVQIHIPVATHLGNVVVQAEGLRKGFEDKLLIEDLNFDLPPGGIVGVIGPNGAGKTTLFKMIAGREQPDAGKLRLGETVQISYVDQSRDALDDEKTVWEEISGGMEQIMVGTRVMNSRAYTSGFNFKKAEQQKRIKMLSGGERNRVHLAKLLRTGGNLLLLDEPTNDLDTDTLRALEEALLNYAGCAVVISHDRWFLDRVATHVLAFEGDSRVTWFEGNFEAYEQWRHETLGDEADRPHRISYKKLTRT; the protein is encoded by the coding sequence ATGGCTCCTCAGTACGTCTTCCAGATGCAGCGGCTCACGAAGGCCTACGGGCCGGAGAAGCCGATCCTCAACGAGGTCACGCTCGCCTTCTACTCCGGCGCCAAGATCGGCGTCCTCGGCTACAACGGCGCGGGCAAGTCGACGCTGCTCAAGATCATGGCCGGCATCGACACCGACTTCCGCTCCGGCGAGGCGGTGCTCGCCCCCGGCGCGACCGTCGGCCTGCTCGAGCAGGAGCCGCAGCTGGACGCGAGCAAGACCGCGCGCGAGAACGTCATCGACGGCGTCGCCGAGATCAAGGCGATGATGGACCGCTTCAACGAGCTGGCGGCCAACTACTCCGACGAGACCGCCGACGAGTTCGCCGAGCTGCAGGCCAAGATCGACGCGGCCGACGGCTGGAACCTCGACACGAACATCGACTACGCGATGGACGCGCTGCGCTGCCCGCCCGGCGACGCCGACGTCACGCTCCTGTCCGGCGGCGAGCGCCGCCGCATCGCGCTCGCCCGGCTGCTGCTGAGCGCGCCGGACCTGCTGCTCCTCGACGAGCCCACCAACCACCTGGACGCCGAGTCCGTCTCGTGGCTGGAGCGCTACCTGGCCGACTACAAGGGCGCCGTCGTGGCCGTGACCCACGATCGCTACTTCCTGGACAACGTCGCCGGCTGGATCCTGGAGCTCGACCGCGGCCGCGGCATCCCGTACGAGGGCAACTACTCCTCGTGGCTGGAGCAGAAGGAGAAGCGCCTGGAGATGCAGGAGCGGCGCGATCTCGCCAAGGAGCGCGTGATCAAGGCCGAGCTGGAGTGGGTCCGCAAGAACCCCAAGGGCCGCCAGACCAAGCAGAAGGCGCGCATCTCCAACTACGAGGCGTTGGTCGCCGAGGAGAGGAACATCAAGCTCGACGACGTCCAGATCCACATCCCGGTCGCGACGCACCTGGGCAACGTGGTCGTGCAGGCCGAGGGCCTGCGCAAGGGCTTCGAGGACAAGCTGCTGATCGAGGACCTCAACTTCGACCTGCCGCCGGGCGGGATCGTCGGCGTCATCGGGCCCAACGGCGCGGGCAAGACCACGCTGTTCAAGATGATCGCCGGGCGCGAGCAGCCGGACGCCGGCAAGCTGCGGCTCGGCGAGACCGTCCAGATCTCCTACGTCGACCAGTCGCGCGACGCGCTCGACGACGAGAAGACCGTCTGGGAGGAGATCTCCGGCGGCATGGAGCAGATCATGGTCGGCACGCGCGTCATGAACTCGCGCGCCTACACGTCGGGCTTCAACTTCAAGAAGGCCGAGCAGCAGAAGAGGATCAAGATGCTCTCCGGCGGTGAGCGCAACCGCGTGCACCTCGCGAAGCTGCTGCGCACCGGCGGCAACCTGCTGCTGCTGGACGAGCCGACCAACGACCTCGACACCGACACGCTGCGCGCGTTGGAAGAGGCGCTGCTGAACTACGCGGGCTGCGCGGTGGTCATCTCCCACGATCGCTGGTTCCTGGACCGCGTCGCCACGCACGTGCTCGCGTTCGAGGGCGACTCCAGGGTCACGTGGTTCGAGGGCAACTTCGAGGCCTACGAGCAGTGGCGCCACGAGACGCTCGGCGACGAAGCCGACCGCCCGCACCGCATCTCGTACAAGAAGCTGACGCGGACGTAG
- a CDS encoding thiamine pyrophosphate-binding protein, producing the protein MPTGGDELVAALERAGVEVVFGLPGVHNLPAWAALRTSSIRLVGVRHEQAAVYAADGYARATGRVGVALVTTGPGAANTLGATGEAWASRSPVVVIATDIPTSLKRPGIVGGALHEAADQPALFATLTKRTFRLNSPGSVERAVYEAREAPRRPVCVEIPTDKLSLSGPSWDVGEFAPEVVPEQPDGVDDALQLLAESWRPLIVAGGGALDAGPEVADLARRLGAPVLTTYSSRGLLGREDPRAVGLPPHLPAIGELWEACDVLIAIGTDLDGMNTMNWRLPRPPKVLAINVDPADATKNYPADAVVVGDAAAAAHALSTALPPADAPVWADLTTARRRARGALRGDHPHELTFVETFARVVPDDVTVVADMCIPGYWLAAAYAPAGPRRFQYPMGWGTLGYAFPAALGAAIAGPTLSVSGDGGFLFACGELATAKQERLPLTALVVDDGGYGMLRFDQQHAGAEPYGVDLETPDFVKLAESFGLRATAVDGLSDAFGKELAAHLADPEPTLLVARAQLKPPPTTSPLWHRQGPPSWADPLQGLG; encoded by the coding sequence ATGCCCACCGGCGGCGACGAGCTGGTCGCGGCGCTCGAGCGCGCGGGCGTCGAGGTCGTCTTCGGCCTCCCCGGCGTCCACAACCTCCCGGCCTGGGCGGCACTGCGGACCTCCTCGATCCGCCTCGTCGGCGTCCGCCACGAGCAGGCCGCCGTCTACGCGGCCGACGGCTACGCGCGCGCCACGGGCAGGGTCGGCGTCGCGCTCGTCACGACCGGCCCGGGCGCCGCCAACACGCTCGGCGCGACCGGCGAGGCGTGGGCCTCGCGCTCGCCCGTCGTGGTCATCGCCACCGACATCCCGACGTCGCTCAAGCGCCCCGGCATCGTCGGCGGCGCGCTGCACGAGGCGGCCGATCAGCCCGCGCTGTTCGCCACGCTCACCAAGCGCACGTTCCGCCTCAACTCGCCCGGCTCGGTCGAGCGCGCGGTCTACGAGGCGCGCGAGGCCCCGCGGCGCCCCGTGTGCGTCGAGATCCCGACCGACAAGCTCAGCCTTTCCGGCCCGAGCTGGGACGTCGGCGAGTTCGCGCCCGAGGTCGTCCCCGAGCAACCCGACGGGGTCGACGATGCCCTGCAGCTGCTCGCCGAGAGCTGGAGGCCGCTGATCGTCGCGGGCGGCGGCGCGCTCGACGCCGGCCCCGAGGTCGCCGACCTCGCCCGTCGCCTCGGCGCGCCCGTCCTCACCACCTACAGCTCCCGCGGCCTGCTCGGCCGCGAGGACCCGCGCGCGGTCGGCCTGCCGCCGCACCTCCCCGCGATCGGCGAGCTGTGGGAGGCGTGCGACGTCCTGATCGCCATCGGCACCGACCTCGACGGCATGAACACCATGAACTGGCGCCTGCCGCGCCCGCCGAAGGTGCTCGCGATCAACGTCGATCCCGCCGACGCCACCAAGAACTACCCGGCCGACGCCGTAGTTGTAGGAGATGCCGCCGCGGCGGCCCACGCGCTGAGCACCGCGCTCCCGCCCGCCGACGCGCCGGTCTGGGCCGACCTCACGACCGCCCGCCGCCGCGCCCGCGGCGCCCTGCGCGGCGACCACCCGCACGAGCTGACGTTCGTGGAGACCTTCGCGCGCGTCGTGCCCGACGACGTCACGGTCGTCGCCGACATGTGCATCCCCGGCTACTGGCTCGCCGCCGCGTACGCCCCCGCCGGGCCGCGCCGCTTCCAGTACCCGATGGGGTGGGGCACGCTCGGCTACGCGTTCCCCGCCGCGCTCGGCGCCGCGATCGCCGGCCCGACCCTCAGCGTCTCCGGCGACGGCGGCTTCCTGTTCGCCTGCGGGGAGCTGGCGACCGCCAAGCAGGAGCGCCTCCCGCTGACCGCGCTCGTCGTCGACGACGGCGGCTACGGGATGCTGCGCTTCGACCAGCAGCACGCGGGCGCCGAGCCCTACGGCGTCGACCTCGAGACCCCGGACTTCGTCAAGCTCGCCGAGTCCTTCGGCCTCCGCGCGACCGCCGTCGACGGCCTCTCCGACGCCTTCGGCAAGGAGCTCGCCGCCCACCTCGCCGACCCCGAGCCGACGCTGCTCGTCGCCCGCGCCCAGCTCAAGCCCCCACCGACGACCTCACCGCTCTGGCACCGCCAGGGCCCGCCGTCCTGGGCGGACCCGCTCCAAGGGCTGGGCTGA
- a CDS encoding HAD family hydrolase produces MPTLLLFDIDGTLMLKASRAHAEALHAALRRVHHLREIPEGKIEAAGRTDDAIARQILTLAGVSAERIDERAADVRVQACAEYKRLCPADLSDHVAPGALELLEKLSARDDVTLSLVTGNLECVARRKLAAGGLGHFFAPGQGAFGSDSEDRADLPALARSRAGNIAPERTVVIGDTPRDIACARADGTHCIAISTGPFRATDLYGADIVIDMLREVPTALTRIPGLAS; encoded by the coding sequence GTGCCGACGCTGCTGCTCTTCGACATCGATGGGACGCTGATGCTCAAGGCGTCGCGGGCTCACGCCGAGGCGCTGCACGCTGCGCTGCGACGGGTGCATCATCTCAGGGAGATCCCAGAAGGCAAGATCGAGGCCGCCGGCCGGACCGACGACGCGATCGCGCGGCAGATCCTGACGCTTGCCGGCGTGAGCGCGGAGCGCATCGACGAGCGTGCCGCCGACGTGCGCGTGCAGGCGTGCGCGGAGTACAAGCGCCTGTGCCCCGCGGACCTGTCGGACCACGTGGCGCCCGGAGCGCTGGAGCTGCTGGAGAAGCTGTCAGCACGCGACGACGTGACGCTCTCGCTCGTCACCGGCAACCTCGAATGCGTCGCCCGCCGGAAGCTCGCCGCCGGCGGCCTCGGCCACTTCTTCGCCCCCGGCCAAGGCGCCTTCGGCAGCGACTCCGAAGACCGCGCCGACCTCCCCGCCCTCGCCCGTTCCCGCGCGGGCAACATCGCCCCGGAGAGGACAGTCGTCATCGGCGACACACCCCGCGACATCGCCTGCGCCCGCGCGGACGGCACCCACTGCATCGCCATCTCCACCGGCCCGTTCCGAGCCACCGACCTCTACGGCGCCGACATCGTCATCGACATGCTCCGCGAAGTCCCCACAGCCCTGACCCGCATCCCAGGCCTGGCGTCCTAG
- a CDS encoding RNA polymerase sigma factor, protein MRTGMLTTVRDVETFRDFYLANAQRLVVFFTRRTLNAEVALDLTAETFAVALQRRGQFRGATEAEAEGWLFAIARSQLSHYWRRGVAERRALEQVGIDPPSISQGELERIEELAGLPDLRDRIRDAIAGIHPQQAYAVTQRVVLERDYEDLAQELGVSQDVVRARVSRGLRALAATDRLAAAA, encoded by the coding sequence ATGAGAACGGGGATGCTGACGACGGTGCGGGACGTGGAGACGTTCCGGGACTTCTACCTCGCCAACGCGCAGCGGCTCGTCGTGTTCTTCACGCGGCGCACGCTCAACGCGGAGGTCGCGCTCGACCTCACGGCGGAGACGTTCGCGGTCGCGCTGCAGCGCCGCGGGCAGTTCAGGGGCGCGACGGAGGCCGAGGCGGAAGGCTGGCTGTTCGCGATCGCCCGCTCGCAGCTCTCGCACTACTGGCGCCGCGGCGTCGCCGAACGGCGCGCGCTGGAGCAGGTCGGCATCGACCCGCCGTCGATCTCCCAGGGCGAGCTCGAGCGGATCGAGGAGCTCGCCGGCCTCCCGGACCTGCGCGACCGGATCCGCGACGCGATCGCCGGCATCCACCCGCAGCAGGCCTACGCGGTCACCCAGCGCGTCGTCCTGGAGCGCGACTACGAGGACCTCGCGCAGGAGCTCGGCGTCTCCCAGGACGTCGTCCGCGCCCGCGTGTCCCGCGGCCTGCGCGCGCTCGCGGCGACCGACCGCCTCGCGGCCGCCGCGTAG
- a CDS encoding UDP-N-acetylmuramate dehydrogenase, whose amino-acid sequence MLLSDHTTLRLGGPAARFVAAETDAAVIAAVAGDPDALILGGGSNLVVGDAGYDGTVVKVATRGIEREGDTLHVAAGEVWDDVVRHTIAQGLAGIECLSGIPGSTGATPIQNVGAYGQEVSDTIVSVRAYDRRGGKVVDLTPEQCGFAYRDSMFKQTPGAFVVLRVSFRLAAGPPGAIRYGELARAVGENATLAEVREAVLALRRGKGMVLDPDDHDTWSAGSFFTNPILDADAIPDGAPAFPQPDGRVKTSAAWLIDHAGFAKGFALPDSNVAISTKHVLALTNRGGGTTAQLTTLAQEIQRGVSDTYNIALVPEPVFVRT is encoded by the coding sequence TTGTTGTTGAGCGACCACACCACCTTGCGCCTCGGCGGCCCCGCCGCGCGCTTCGTCGCGGCGGAGACCGACGCCGCGGTGATCGCCGCGGTCGCCGGCGACCCGGACGCGCTGATCCTCGGCGGCGGGTCGAACCTCGTCGTCGGCGACGCGGGCTACGACGGGACGGTGGTGAAGGTCGCGACGCGCGGCATCGAGCGCGAGGGCGACACGCTGCACGTCGCGGCCGGCGAGGTGTGGGACGACGTCGTCCGCCACACGATCGCGCAGGGGCTCGCCGGGATCGAGTGCCTCTCCGGGATCCCCGGCTCGACGGGCGCGACGCCGATCCAGAACGTCGGCGCGTACGGGCAGGAGGTGAGCGACACCATCGTCTCGGTGCGCGCCTACGACCGCCGCGGCGGCAAGGTGGTCGACCTCACGCCTGAGCAGTGCGGCTTCGCGTACCGCGACTCGATGTTCAAGCAGACGCCGGGCGCGTTCGTCGTGTTGCGCGTGTCGTTCCGGCTCGCGGCGGGACCGCCTGGGGCGATCCGGTACGGCGAGCTGGCCCGCGCGGTCGGTGAGAACGCCACGCTGGCCGAAGTGCGCGAGGCGGTCCTCGCCCTGCGCCGCGGCAAGGGCATGGTGCTGGACCCCGACGACCACGACACCTGGTCGGCCGGCTCGTTCTTCACCAACCCGATCCTCGACGCCGACGCGATCCCCGACGGCGCGCCCGCGTTCCCCCAGCCCGATGGGCGCGTCAAGACGAGCGCCGCGTGGCTGATCGACCATGCCGGGTTCGCGAAGGGCTTCGCGCTCCCGGACAGCAACGTCGCGATCTCCACCAAGCACGTCCTGGCCCTCACCAACCGCGGCGGCGGGACGACGGCGCAGCTCACGACGCTGGCGCAGGAGATCCAGCGCGGCGTCAGCGACACCTACAACATCGCGCTCGTCCCCGAGCCCGTCTTCGTGCGGACCTAG
- a CDS encoding NAD(P)-dependent oxidoreductase, with translation MTVVAWIPSSTRRDELGVASGSEGRARVERVIEQSGKDIVLVDGPRADVTFAVPQWGTPFVPAEMPRLEVVQVRSAGVDWIVDRIPEGVTLCGARGTRDRAMAEWVVAALLADLKGVRPFAEAQAAHRWKRLDIGDLSTMKVLILGHGASGEETARLLAPFGTEVRGVARRAREDDPDSYTLGQLPDLLPWADALVNLLPHTDATHGLVDAQVLQQLRDGALYINVGRGPTTDTGALLAELQSGRLRAVLDVVDPEPLPEDHPLWDAPGVLISPHVAGDTASSDHAAWDLVAAQLLRFADGEPLHNVVSEGY, from the coding sequence ATGACCGTCGTCGCGTGGATCCCGAGCTCGACCCGGCGCGACGAGCTGGGGGTGGCCAGCGGCTCGGAGGGCCGGGCGCGGGTCGAGCGGGTGATCGAGCAGTCGGGCAAGGACATCGTGTTGGTCGACGGGCCGCGCGCCGACGTGACGTTCGCGGTCCCGCAGTGGGGCACGCCGTTCGTGCCGGCCGAGATGCCGAGGCTCGAGGTCGTGCAGGTGCGGTCGGCCGGCGTGGACTGGATCGTCGACCGGATCCCGGAGGGCGTCACGCTGTGCGGCGCCCGCGGGACGCGCGACCGCGCGATGGCCGAGTGGGTCGTCGCCGCGCTGCTCGCCGACCTCAAGGGGGTCCGGCCGTTCGCCGAGGCCCAGGCCGCCCACCGCTGGAAGCGCCTCGACATCGGCGACCTGAGCACCATGAAGGTGTTGATCCTCGGCCACGGCGCGTCGGGCGAGGAGACCGCGCGGCTGCTCGCGCCGTTCGGCACCGAGGTCCGCGGCGTCGCGCGCCGGGCCCGCGAGGACGACCCCGACTCCTACACCTTGGGCCAGCTCCCGGACCTCCTGCCGTGGGCCGACGCGCTCGTCAACCTGCTGCCGCACACCGACGCCACGCACGGCCTCGTCGACGCCCAAGTCCTCCAACAACTCCGGGACGGCGCGTTGTACATCAACGTGGGACGCGGCCCGACGACCGACACCGGCGCCCTGCTCGCCGAGCTGCAGTCCGGCCGCCTGCGCGCCGTGCTCGACGTCGTCGACCCGGAGCCGCTCCCGGAGGACCACCCGCTCTGGGACGCGCCCGGCGTCCTGATCAGCCCCCACGTCGCGGGCGACACCGCGTCCTCCGACCACGCCGCCTGGGACCTCGTCGCCGCGCAGCTGCTGCGCTTCGCCGACGGCGAGCCGCTGCACAACGTCGTCAGCGAGGGCTACTAG
- a CDS encoding pyridoxamine 5'-phosphate oxidase family protein, whose protein sequence is MQPIRTDNLAKLYDMPDMGWERAQEALGEGSVGREPAAFLGTVGQDGRPHVAGIGIVVHGGALFFCMGLRTGKARNLMHNPACTVALRLEGLDLSLEGEARRVEDPELLETVAALYAEGGWPARADVEAMALAAPYSAQSAGPGPWPLWRFTINKAVGVATAEPHSASRWTFAG, encoded by the coding sequence ATGCAACCGATCAGGACGGACAACCTCGCGAAGTTGTATGACATGCCCGACATGGGGTGGGAGCGGGCGCAGGAAGCGCTGGGTGAAGGCTCGGTCGGGCGGGAGCCGGCGGCGTTCCTCGGGACGGTCGGCCAGGATGGGCGGCCGCATGTCGCGGGGATCGGGATCGTCGTCCACGGCGGTGCGCTGTTCTTCTGCATGGGCCTGCGCACCGGCAAGGCGAGGAACCTGATGCACAACCCGGCGTGCACGGTCGCGCTGCGGCTGGAGGGCCTGGACCTGTCGCTGGAGGGCGAGGCGCGGCGGGTCGAGGATCCGGAGCTGTTGGAGACCGTGGCCGCGTTGTACGCCGAGGGCGGCTGGCCGGCGAGGGCGGACGTCGAGGCGATGGCGCTGGCCGCGCCGTACTCCGCGCAGAGCGCGGGTCCGGGGCCGTGGCCGCTGTGGCGGTTCACCATCAACAAGGCCGTGGGCGTCGCGACGGCCGAGCCGCACTCGGCGTCGCGCTGGACCTTCGCGGGCTGA
- a CDS encoding DsbA family protein, with amino-acid sequence MPATIHITEYTDPACPWAFSAEPFRYKLEWLYGDAIAWSTRMVGLSEDPEDAVRAGFTPEVLSQALARIADLHGMPIDTSIRERMSASIPACRAVVATRLNAPDRERAVLRALRLRNFRGEPLDADETLAGAASDARVDPADLAAWMADPATQDALDADMAAAREPTAAARVMDARLADWPGGRRYTCPSYELVRASDGLQLSAPGFQPFRVYDVLTANLAPEIERRDKPTDVATVLEWSGEPLATREIAEICEITDEEAHTQLLEVATPDNVGTSAFWTLH; translated from the coding sequence ATGCCCGCGACCATCCACATCACCGAGTACACCGATCCCGCCTGCCCGTGGGCGTTCTCGGCGGAGCCGTTCCGCTACAAGCTGGAGTGGCTGTACGGCGACGCGATCGCGTGGAGCACGCGGATGGTCGGGCTGTCGGAGGACCCCGAGGACGCGGTCCGCGCCGGGTTCACGCCCGAGGTGCTCAGCCAGGCGCTGGCGAGGATCGCCGACCTGCACGGGATGCCGATCGACACGTCGATCCGGGAGCGGATGTCCGCGTCGATCCCGGCCTGCCGTGCCGTCGTCGCGACGCGCCTGAACGCACCCGACCGCGAGCGCGCCGTGCTGCGCGCGCTGCGGCTCCGGAACTTCAGGGGCGAGCCGCTCGACGCCGACGAGACGCTTGCGGGCGCCGCGAGCGACGCACGCGTGGACCCCGCCGACCTCGCCGCCTGGATGGCCGACCCCGCCACCCAGGACGCGCTCGACGCCGACATGGCCGCGGCCCGCGAGCCCACCGCCGCGGCGCGCGTGATGGATGCCCGCCTGGCCGACTGGCCCGGCGGCCGGCGCTACACGTGCCCGTCCTACGAGCTGGTCCGCGCGAGCGACGGCCTCCAGCTGTCGGCCCCCGGCTTCCAGCCCTTCCGCGTCTACGACGTCCTGACCGCCAACCTCGCCCCCGAGATCGAACGCCGCGACAAGCCCACCGACGTCGCCACCGTCCTCGAATGGTCCGGCGAGCCGCTGGCGACCCGCGAGATCGCCGAGATCTGCGAGATCACCGACGAAGAAGCCCACACCCAGCTCCTCGAAGTCGCCACCCCCGACAACGTCGGCACCTCCGCCTTCTGGACGCTGCACTAG
- a CDS encoding Fic family protein: MTSSSANNYAAGGTRGRPPRDVVYERLHVQIGELRDRLGGLPSPLEAKDIWRGIWLEEAHHSTAIEGNTLVLKQVAQLLNEGRAVGDKELREYMEVQGYGNAADWVYGHGLDPGAWSKSEPLTITDLRHVHRLVMDLVWDVAPHPQATDRERPGSFREHDIEPFPEGMRPPSFVDVPRLVSDWIEDVRGLPGADPLSFPEALAQIHARFEQIHPFLDGNGRTGRLALNLVLVRLGYPPAIIYKRERAQYLKALRRADRGDHGSLGELLARAVLDNLYKFVVPAIAGPARLVPLPALADDLLSADALRVAAARGRLEATKGADGTWRSSRVWVEAYRATRHQRRERISSVVEPDEDAPNPNQTSMLE; this comes from the coding sequence ATGACATCGTCTTCTGCGAACAACTATGCAGCTGGCGGAACGCGCGGTCGCCCGCCCCGCGATGTCGTCTACGAGCGTCTGCACGTTCAGATCGGCGAGCTACGCGACCGACTCGGCGGATTGCCGTCGCCACTGGAAGCCAAGGACATCTGGCGAGGGATCTGGCTCGAGGAAGCACACCATTCGACGGCCATCGAAGGCAACACGCTGGTGCTCAAGCAGGTCGCGCAGCTCCTCAACGAAGGCCGTGCCGTAGGCGACAAGGAGCTCCGCGAGTACATGGAGGTCCAGGGGTACGGCAACGCCGCCGACTGGGTGTACGGCCACGGCCTGGACCCCGGAGCCTGGTCGAAGAGCGAGCCTCTGACGATCACCGACCTGCGCCACGTACACCGCTTGGTCATGGACCTCGTCTGGGACGTCGCCCCGCACCCGCAGGCCACGGATCGTGAACGCCCGGGCTCGTTCCGTGAACACGACATCGAGCCTTTTCCCGAGGGGATGCGACCGCCCTCGTTCGTCGACGTCCCACGCCTGGTTTCAGACTGGATCGAAGACGTCAGAGGACTGCCCGGCGCAGATCCGCTGAGCTTTCCCGAAGCGCTGGCTCAGATCCACGCTCGATTCGAGCAGATCCATCCGTTCCTCGACGGCAACGGTCGCACGGGCCGACTGGCGTTGAACCTGGTCCTCGTCCGCCTCGGCTATCCGCCCGCGATCATCTACAAGCGCGAGCGCGCTCAATACCTCAAAGCTCTGCGACGTGCCGATCGCGGAGACCACGGCTCGCTCGGCGAGCTGCTGGCGCGCGCGGTGCTCGACAACCTGTACAAGTTCGTCGTCCCGGCCATTGCGGGCCCTGCGCGCCTCGTGCCCCTTCCGGCACTGGCCGACGACCTCCTGTCGGCCGACGCGCTTCGCGTCGCCGCGGCGCGAGGCCGGCTCGAAGCGACGAAGGGGGCCGACGGCACTTGGCGCAGCTCTCGCGTCTGGGTCGAGGCGTATCGAGCAACTCGACACCAGCGTCGCGAGAGGATCTCCTCCGTCGTGGAACCAGACGAGGACGCCCCGAACCCGAACCAGACCTCGATGCTCGAGTGA